One Thermostichus vulcanus str. 'Rupite' DNA segment encodes these proteins:
- a CDS encoding branched-chain amino acid ABC transporter permease, which translates to MTSLLQLLIYGLVLGSIYALGAIGVSLTFGILRFANFAHGDLMTLGAYFGLSFVSLGWPIGVSLIPAALATVLCAVVIDQLIYRRLRREAPVILLISSFGTALILRSLVQIIWGPNNQVYRSSLQLPWRFWGLRLKPDWAVILLGTALLVVALHFFLQRTRVGKAMRAMADNFDLAKVTGIDTESIILWTWAIGAILACAAGMFLGMDTRLHPTMGWRLLLPIFAATILGGIGRPYGAIAGGLVIGVAEELSTLVISPAYKTAVAFAILVLMLIIRPTGLFGGRA; encoded by the coding sequence GTGACCAGTTTGTTGCAACTTCTCATCTATGGTCTGGTGTTGGGCAGTATTTATGCCTTGGGGGCCATTGGGGTATCCCTCACGTTTGGCATTTTGCGCTTTGCCAATTTTGCCCATGGCGACTTGATGACTCTTGGGGCTTACTTCGGCCTCAGCTTTGTGTCCTTGGGTTGGCCCATCGGGGTGAGCTTGATCCCGGCAGCGCTGGCCACGGTACTCTGTGCCGTTGTGATTGACCAATTGATCTATCGGCGTTTACGTCGGGAAGCCCCGGTGATTTTGCTCATCTCCTCTTTTGGCACAGCCTTGATTTTGCGCAGCTTGGTGCAAATTATTTGGGGGCCCAACAATCAAGTGTATCGCAGCAGCCTTCAACTACCTTGGCGGTTTTGGGGGCTACGACTCAAACCCGACTGGGCGGTCATCTTGCTCGGGACAGCCCTGTTGGTGGTGGCGCTGCATTTCTTCCTGCAACGCACCCGAGTGGGCAAAGCGATGCGAGCCATGGCTGACAATTTTGATTTGGCCAAGGTCACTGGCATTGATACGGAGAGCATTATCCTCTGGACCTGGGCCATTGGCGCCATTTTGGCCTGTGCGGCGGGCATGTTTCTGGGCATGGATACCCGTCTGCACCCCACCATGGGCTGGCGGCTGTTGTTGCCGATCTTTGCGGCGACGATCTTGGGAGGGATTGGTCGTCCGTATGGGGCGATCGCAGGGGGCTTGGTGATCGGCGTGGCGGAGGAACTCTCGACGTTGGTGATTAGCCCTGCCTACAAGACGGCGGTGGCCTTTGCCATTTTGGTGCTGATGCTGATCATTCGGCCCACCGGACTGTTTGGAGGACGTGCCTGA
- a CDS encoding UbiH/UbiF/VisC/COQ6 family ubiquinone biosynthesis hydroxylase, giving the protein MIPSHLSVSSTVSTYSVDLDCDVGIVGAGMVGSTLAVALGQAGIRVALIESRDLGQGVGPDGRASALALGTARILERLGVWPLMQSWGVSPIHRIQVSDGESPLVAQLRREMIQAPALGYIVENQITQKALLQRIRECPSVTVLSPAQVQGFSARPDHMQVELSQEGSRHTLRTAVLVGADGARSQLREWAGIPVSRWGYGQVCIVSTLTHELPHAQVAYERFQPSGPFAILPTPDPHRSCVVWTARQSDRERLMSLPEEEFLQAIQPSFGSQLGALLAASPRACYEPQRSHAQTYIGSRLALVGDAAHTTHPVGGQGVNLGMRDVAALTALLIEAKTTGRDPGAPALLQAYERCRRPENELVLFGTDTANRLFSNRNGLLLILRRLGLWSLDSLPLLKPALMRQAMGIRPQQPQLQQLPSLSHPEPLPTPV; this is encoded by the coding sequence ATGATCCCTTCGCACCTCTCCGTCTCCTCAACGGTCTCCACCTATTCTGTTGACTTGGATTGTGATGTGGGAATTGTAGGGGCCGGTATGGTGGGATCCACCCTGGCAGTTGCTCTGGGTCAAGCTGGGATCCGAGTCGCATTGATCGAAAGCCGCGATCTGGGTCAGGGGGTCGGGCCGGATGGACGCGCCAGTGCGCTGGCTTTGGGAACGGCGCGTATTCTGGAACGGCTTGGGGTGTGGCCTCTAATGCAGTCTTGGGGGGTTTCCCCCATTCACCGCATTCAAGTCTCGGATGGAGAGAGCCCACTGGTGGCTCAGTTGCGCCGCGAAATGATCCAAGCGCCCGCTCTGGGTTACATCGTGGAGAACCAGATCACCCAAAAAGCCCTGTTGCAGCGGATCCGGGAGTGCCCTTCCGTAACGGTTTTGAGCCCAGCCCAAGTGCAAGGGTTTTCGGCTCGACCCGATCATATGCAGGTGGAGCTGTCCCAGGAGGGATCCCGACACACCCTGCGAACCGCTGTGTTGGTAGGGGCGGATGGAGCTCGTTCACAGCTACGGGAATGGGCGGGGATCCCGGTATCCCGTTGGGGCTATGGGCAGGTGTGCATTGTTTCCACCCTTACCCACGAGTTGCCCCATGCCCAAGTGGCTTACGAACGGTTTCAGCCCAGTGGCCCCTTCGCCATTTTGCCCACCCCCGATCCGCACCGAAGTTGTGTGGTTTGGACCGCCCGACAGTCAGACCGAGAGCGATTGATGAGCCTGCCGGAGGAGGAGTTTTTACAGGCCATTCAGCCCTCCTTTGGCTCCCAGTTGGGGGCTTTGCTGGCGGCTTCCCCCAGGGCTTGTTACGAACCGCAGCGATCCCATGCCCAAACCTATATCGGATCCCGGCTGGCCTTAGTTGGGGATGCCGCCCACACCACCCACCCGGTAGGGGGGCAAGGGGTGAATTTGGGCATGAGGGATGTGGCCGCTTTGACCGCCCTGCTGATCGAGGCGAAAACCACGGGCAGGGATCCCGGTGCTCCGGCCCTACTGCAGGCCTACGAGCGCTGTCGCCGCCCAGAAAACGAACTTGTCCTGTTCGGAACCGATACTGCCAATCGCCTCTTCTCCAACCGGAACGGGCTGCTGCTGATCTTGCGTCGCCTTGGATTGTGGAGCCTGGACTCTCTGCCATTGCTCAAACCGGCATTGATGCGTCAGGCCATGGGGATCCGCCCTCAACAACCGCAATTGCAACAGCTCCCCAGCCTCAGCCACCCGGAGCCGCTGCCCACCCCTGTCTAA
- a CDS encoding FAD-binding oxidoreductase, protein MTPGLRPADFKISERSTALTALQEELEGIPCTTEPQQLSKLSIDWHTFSPVLSEKLAGKRADIVYFPTSEAEVIRIIQACVRHRIPLTPRGAGTGNYGQAVPLEGGVVLDITRMQSILWTKGGIMRVQPGVKLMAMEKEARKTGWEVRMAPSTFRTATVGGFVSGGFGGIGSITYGVLRERGNILGLQVVTMEAEPQILELRGEAVHQVSHAWGVNGIITEMEMPLGMAYPWAECIVVFDDFMQSARFCQRLGESDGIVKRMISLHAWPIPSYFVALKPYLPEGSHAALLLIAENSLEPLADLVKEWGGQITYTKPAAVCVGGTTSSTGKGITLMEYGYNHTTLHARTADPSLTYIDCLFPADPDLKAMEYLYRTLAEEMMIHIEYLRLNGKVTALGGQLVRYTSEARLREIMQIHRDQGVHVHDCHDFTLDSLQKKDASNRNQQLELKKRTDPLGLLNPGKLKAWMEWQAQQTGSPSM, encoded by the coding sequence ATGACCCCAGGACTCCGTCCCGCAGATTTCAAGATCTCTGAGCGCTCTACTGCCCTGACCGCCCTGCAGGAGGAGCTAGAAGGGATCCCTTGCACCACCGAGCCGCAACAACTGAGCAAGCTGTCCATCGACTGGCATACCTTTAGCCCGGTTCTGAGCGAGAAACTGGCTGGCAAGCGGGCGGATATTGTCTATTTCCCCACCAGCGAAGCCGAGGTGATTCGCATCATCCAAGCCTGTGTCCGTCATCGGATCCCCCTCACCCCCCGTGGTGCCGGTACCGGCAACTATGGACAAGCCGTACCTCTAGAAGGCGGTGTGGTGCTGGATATAACCCGCATGCAGTCGATTCTCTGGACGAAAGGGGGAATCATGCGGGTTCAGCCGGGAGTCAAACTGATGGCCATGGAAAAAGAGGCCCGCAAAACGGGGTGGGAGGTGCGCATGGCTCCTTCTACCTTTCGGACGGCCACGGTGGGAGGATTTGTTTCCGGTGGGTTTGGTGGCATTGGCTCCATTACCTACGGGGTGCTACGGGAACGGGGCAATATCCTCGGTCTGCAGGTGGTCACCATGGAAGCCGAGCCGCAAATCTTAGAGCTACGCGGGGAGGCTGTGCATCAGGTCAGTCACGCTTGGGGGGTTAACGGTATCATCACCGAGATGGAAATGCCCCTGGGCATGGCCTATCCCTGGGCGGAGTGCATTGTGGTCTTCGATGATTTTATGCAGTCGGCCCGTTTCTGTCAGCGGTTGGGAGAGTCGGACGGCATCGTCAAGCGGATGATCAGCCTCCATGCCTGGCCAATCCCCAGCTACTTTGTCGCCCTTAAGCCCTATCTACCAGAGGGATCCCATGCGGCCCTATTGCTAATCGCCGAAAACTCCTTGGAACCGCTGGCGGATTTGGTCAAGGAGTGGGGAGGCCAAATCACCTATACCAAGCCGGCTGCCGTTTGCGTCGGCGGGACGACATCCTCAACCGGTAAGGGCATCACCCTAATGGAATATGGCTACAATCACACCACCTTGCATGCCCGCACTGCGGATCCCAGCCTGACCTACATCGACTGCCTCTTCCCTGCCGATCCGGACCTCAAGGCGATGGAATACCTCTACAGAACGTTGGCGGAAGAGATGATGATCCACATCGAGTACCTGCGTCTGAATGGCAAAGTCACCGCCCTCGGCGGTCAGTTGGTGCGCTATACCAGCGAAGCTCGCCTGCGGGAGATCATGCAAATCCATCGGGATCAAGGGGTGCATGTCCACGATTGCCACGATTTCACCCTCGATAGCCTACAGAAGAAAGATGCCAGCAACCGCAACCAACAATTGGAACTGAAAAAACGCACGGATCCCTTGGGTTTGCTGAACCCCGGCAAGCTAAAAGCTTGGATGGAATGGCAAGCGCAACAAACAGGGTCGCCGAGCATGTAA
- the ylqF gene encoding ribosome biogenesis GTPase YlqF, which yields MSSPAIQWYPGHIAKAISQLREQLQRVDVVIEVLDARIPLASRHPELGQWLGEKPRVLALNRVDCVDPSALKAWQDWFTGQGIPVYPTNGQSGEGVNRLKQAILQLGQSVNARRQQRGMRPRAIRAVVVGFPNVGKSALLNRLLGRRVAESAARPGVTRQLRWVRLGGDLDLLDSPGIIPPLLPDQEAATKLAICDDIGEAAYTPELVAAHFLDHVRMVHPQAEAILQKRYGWSAGIPTGEVAVHELAERHYQGDLERAARQILNDYRKGLLGPLALELPSTPQATAGPQE from the coding sequence ATGAGTTCTCCGGCCATCCAGTGGTATCCCGGCCATATTGCCAAGGCCATCAGCCAGTTGCGCGAACAGTTGCAGCGGGTGGATGTGGTGATTGAGGTCTTGGATGCGCGGATCCCGTTGGCCAGTCGTCATCCAGAGTTGGGTCAGTGGTTGGGAGAAAAGCCGCGAGTTTTGGCCCTGAACAGGGTGGATTGTGTGGATCCCTCCGCTCTCAAGGCTTGGCAGGATTGGTTTACTGGGCAAGGGATCCCGGTTTATCCCACCAATGGCCAGTCGGGAGAAGGGGTAAATCGTCTCAAACAGGCGATCCTGCAGCTGGGGCAATCGGTCAACGCACGGCGCCAACAACGGGGGATGCGACCTCGCGCCATTCGAGCGGTGGTGGTAGGTTTTCCCAACGTGGGCAAATCCGCCCTGTTGAATCGCCTCTTGGGGCGGAGAGTGGCGGAGAGTGCGGCTCGACCGGGGGTGACACGGCAACTGCGCTGGGTGCGCTTGGGTGGCGATCTGGATTTGCTGGATTCGCCGGGGATCATCCCCCCCCTGTTGCCGGATCAAGAGGCTGCAACCAAACTGGCCATCTGTGATGATATTGGCGAGGCCGCCTACACACCAGAGTTGGTGGCAGCCCATTTTTTGGATCACGTGCGGATGGTTCATCCTCAGGCAGAGGCGATTTTGCAAAAGCGCTATGGTTGGTCAGCAGGGATCCCAACCGGAGAAGTGGCTGTGCATGAGTTGGCAGAGCGGCACTACCAAGGGGATCTGGAACGGGCGGCACGGCAGATCCTGAACGACTATCGCAAGGGGTTGTTGGGGCCACTGGCGCTGGAGTTACCCTCGACCCCTCAGGCAACAGCTGGCCCGCAGGAGTGA
- a CDS encoding ABC transporter ATP-binding protein, whose translation MARSRSHLQQLAHYLRPYQRQVALGIGSLMLVNGFGVFLPWYIKLVIDDLSQNLASLQAQRIVLYALTVLVVSSLMMGIRIASRVWMFGVGRQVEFHLKQAIFEHLLTLQPSYFAQQTIGDILTRITSDVENIRRLLGFALLNLANTIFAYGTTLPAMFWINPRLSTLALSVFPVMLVLVKLTSARLQQQQLRVQQRLAELSDLIQEDINGITLIKVYGQEHHEQAEFRRQNQQLLQANLRLALTRNLLFPSLVALVSLSLLVLLAVGGPQIASGVLTIGDFSALTLYIERLVFPTALLGFTITAYQRGQVSLERIDALLAVEPTIQDAPTALPLLPESVRGQIEARGLTFSFADAKTPALDQLQFRIEPGQMVAIVGPIGAGKSTLANAIPHLLEIQPGQLFLDGRDITQIQLGSLRQAIAYVPQESFLFSATVRDNIRYGKPEAEDWEVELAAKAAHIHPEILNFPKGYDTLVGERGITLSGGQRQRVALARALLVDAPILILDDSLSSVDNQTAQSILYTLRHATAQKTVIFIAHRLTAVVDADQILVMEGGRIVQRGSHAELLADTEGLYASLWAKQKLEEVLV comes from the coding sequence TTGGCCCGATCCAGATCCCATTTACAGCAACTGGCCCACTACCTGCGCCCCTACCAACGGCAAGTGGCTTTGGGGATTGGATCCCTGATGTTGGTGAACGGCTTTGGGGTTTTTCTGCCCTGGTACATCAAGCTGGTGATCGATGATCTGAGCCAAAATCTGGCCTCTTTGCAGGCTCAGCGCATTGTCCTTTATGCCCTGACGGTGTTGGTTGTCTCCAGCCTGATGATGGGGATCCGCATCGCCTCGCGAGTCTGGATGTTTGGGGTGGGTCGGCAGGTGGAGTTTCACCTCAAACAAGCGATCTTCGAACATTTGCTCACCCTGCAACCCTCCTACTTTGCGCAGCAGACCATTGGCGATATCCTTACCCGCATTACCAGCGATGTGGAAAATATCCGGCGGCTACTCGGATTTGCCCTGCTCAATTTGGCCAACACCATCTTTGCCTATGGCACCACCTTGCCGGCCATGTTTTGGATTAATCCGCGCCTGAGCACCTTGGCCCTGTCGGTGTTTCCGGTGATGCTGGTGCTGGTGAAGCTAACCAGTGCCCGGCTACAACAGCAACAATTGCGGGTGCAACAGCGGTTGGCGGAGCTGAGCGATTTGATTCAGGAGGATATAAACGGCATCACCCTGATCAAGGTCTACGGCCAGGAACACCACGAACAAGCGGAATTTCGCCGCCAAAATCAACAGCTTTTACAGGCCAACTTGCGCCTAGCCCTGACCCGCAACCTCCTGTTCCCCTCTCTGGTGGCCTTGGTCAGCCTCAGCTTGTTGGTGTTATTGGCGGTGGGAGGGCCACAAATTGCCTCAGGTGTGCTGACGATCGGCGATTTTTCCGCCCTGACTCTCTACATCGAGCGGCTGGTTTTCCCAACGGCTCTGCTGGGCTTTACCATCACCGCCTATCAACGGGGGCAGGTGAGCCTGGAGCGGATCGATGCCCTGCTGGCGGTAGAACCCACGATTCAAGATGCCCCAACGGCTTTGCCGCTGCTGCCGGAAAGCGTGCGCGGCCAGATCGAAGCCCGTGGTCTGACCTTCTCTTTTGCTGACGCCAAGACCCCGGCTTTGGATCAGTTGCAGTTTCGCATTGAACCGGGCCAGATGGTAGCGATTGTCGGGCCGATTGGAGCTGGCAAATCCACCCTCGCCAATGCGATTCCCCATCTGCTGGAAATTCAGCCGGGGCAACTGTTTTTGGATGGCCGGGATATCACCCAAATTCAACTGGGATCCCTGCGCCAGGCCATCGCCTATGTACCCCAGGAGAGCTTTCTGTTCAGCGCCACGGTCCGTGACAATATCCGCTACGGCAAACCGGAAGCGGAAGATTGGGAAGTGGAGCTAGCAGCCAAAGCCGCCCATATCCACCCGGAAATCCTCAATTTCCCCAAAGGTTATGACACACTCGTCGGGGAGCGGGGGATCACCCTTTCGGGCGGGCAACGGCAACGGGTGGCTCTAGCCCGCGCCTTGCTGGTGGATGCGCCCATTTTAATCCTGGATGACTCCCTCTCCAGCGTCGATAATCAAACCGCCCAGTCGATTCTCTACACCCTGCGCCACGCCACTGCCCAGAAGACGGTGATTTTCATCGCCCATCGCCTTACAGCAGTTGTGGATGCTGATCAAATTTTGGTCATGGAAGGGGGACGGATTGTGCAAAGGGGATCCCATGCGGAGCTGCTGGCCGATACCGAGGGGTTATATGCCTCCCTTTGGGCCAAACAGAAGTTGGAAGAGGTGCTGGTTTGA
- a CDS encoding ABC transporter ATP-binding protein: MLVAHDLHKTYTNVEVVRGVELTLDTGEVLGLLGPNGAGKSTTMGMLYGMVVPTQGFVRLDHLDIHTQGSLARRQMGVVTQDDNLDPDLNVYENLICFARHCRLIGREANHRVAEVMEQVSLLGREKANVEELSGGLKRRLVLARALLNNPKIVFLDEPTTGLDPDARQDFWKLVTQLRQAGRGVLLTTHYMDEAERLCDRLLLMQQGQIVDRGTPAQLIERVVGQEVLEVEGIPAERIEALAERAGMWWRPFSTGFLVVLPSTDPQSFFHRVEDEQPSRLLRRKANLEDVFLRLTGDRL; this comes from the coding sequence ATGTTGGTTGCTCACGATTTGCACAAAACTTATACCAACGTGGAAGTGGTACGCGGCGTAGAACTCACCCTGGATACGGGCGAGGTGCTGGGGTTGCTGGGGCCGAATGGAGCCGGCAAAAGTACCACTATGGGTATGCTCTACGGCATGGTGGTGCCCACACAGGGATTTGTCCGCCTGGATCACCTCGATATCCACACTCAGGGATCCTTGGCCCGCCGCCAAATGGGCGTGGTTACCCAAGATGACAACCTGGATCCAGACTTGAATGTCTACGAGAACCTGATCTGCTTTGCCCGCCATTGTCGCCTCATCGGGCGTGAGGCCAACCATCGGGTGGCGGAGGTGATGGAGCAAGTAAGCTTGCTCGGGCGAGAAAAGGCCAACGTAGAGGAGCTTTCCGGCGGATTAAAACGGCGGTTGGTGCTGGCACGGGCATTGTTGAACAACCCGAAAATTGTCTTTTTGGATGAGCCCACCACCGGATTGGATCCCGATGCCCGCCAAGACTTTTGGAAATTGGTGACCCAACTGCGGCAGGCGGGGCGGGGGGTGTTGCTCACCACCCACTACATGGACGAGGCAGAACGGTTGTGCGACCGGCTGTTGTTGATGCAGCAGGGGCAAATTGTGGATCGGGGCACTCCAGCCCAGCTGATCGAACGGGTGGTGGGGCAGGAGGTTTTGGAGGTGGAAGGGATCCCGGCGGAGCGGATAGAAGCGTTGGCAGAACGGGCGGGGATGTGGTGGCGCCCCTTCAGCACCGGTTTTTTGGTGGTCTTGCCCAGCACCGATCCGCAATCTTTTTTCCATCGCGTTGAAGATGAACAGCCGAGCCGACTGTTGCGCCGCAAAGCCAACCTAGAAGATGTCTTCCTGCGTCTGACCGGGGATCGCCTCTAG
- a CDS encoding branched-chain amino acid ABC transporter permease codes for MLSYGIFFLILVGIYGVLVLGLNLQWGYAGMFNIGVGAFFAVGAYASAIVTTPLTSDHLGGFGLPFWVGFLTALAAAGSIAFLIGLITLKLRSDYLAIATIGIAEIISQILKNEGWLTNGVRGITRIPRPFRGWIPGQDTLLYLGLVLLILLVVYWGSERAYRSPWGRVLRAIREDEPATLAAGKSVLKFRLQAFVLGSMVMGLAGALYAHFVNFISPEAFQPEFATFIVWVMLIAGGSGNNRGSLLGALVIWGVWSGSELLTNRLPAQWTTRAGPLRILLIGILLQVILLTRSQGLLPERPPKPILSASMGQRQDLSHNQDPAG; via the coding sequence ATGCTGAGCTATGGCATTTTCTTTTTAATTTTGGTCGGGATCTACGGCGTGCTGGTGTTGGGCCTGAATTTGCAGTGGGGCTACGCGGGCATGTTCAACATTGGGGTCGGGGCTTTTTTTGCGGTAGGGGCTTATGCCAGTGCCATTGTGACCACTCCCCTCACCAGCGATCACTTGGGTGGGTTTGGCCTGCCCTTTTGGGTGGGGTTTCTCACGGCTTTGGCAGCAGCGGGATCCATCGCCTTCTTAATTGGCCTCATCACCCTCAAGCTCCGCTCTGACTACCTAGCCATTGCCACCATCGGCATCGCTGAGATCATCAGCCAAATCCTGAAAAATGAGGGCTGGCTGACCAATGGGGTACGGGGCATTACCCGCATTCCTCGCCCCTTTCGCGGTTGGATCCCAGGGCAAGATACGCTGCTCTACCTGGGGTTGGTGCTGCTGATTTTGCTGGTGGTGTACTGGGGCAGTGAGCGGGCCTATCGCTCCCCCTGGGGCCGGGTGCTGCGGGCAATTCGGGAGGATGAACCGGCTACCCTGGCGGCGGGCAAGAGTGTGCTGAAATTTCGCTTGCAGGCGTTTGTGCTCGGATCCATGGTAATGGGATTGGCGGGAGCCCTCTACGCCCATTTTGTCAATTTCATCAGCCCGGAGGCGTTTCAGCCGGAGTTTGCCACTTTTATTGTTTGGGTGATGTTGATCGCGGGGGGCAGTGGCAACAATCGCGGGTCTCTGTTAGGAGCACTGGTGATTTGGGGGGTGTGGTCGGGGAGTGAACTGTTGACCAACCGCTTGCCGGCTCAATGGACGACGCGGGCTGGCCCACTGCGCATTTTGCTCATTGGGATCCTCCTCCAGGTAATTCTTCTGACTCGCTCCCAAGGACTGTTGCCAGAACGCCCGCCGAAGCCGATTCTGTCGGCATCAATGGGCCAGAGGCAGGATCTCTCCCACAACCAGGATCCAGCAGGGTAG
- a CDS encoding RNA degradosome polyphosphate kinase, which yields MMSHPRETDPSLDFNPEVSAGHPGIPATPIKEGYARPDQYFNRELSWIEFNARVLHEALDERTPLLERLKFLAIFETNLDEFFMVRVAVIRRQLETGVLTLTPDGLTPQQQLRQISQHLRPLIQKLHTCFRQDLLPKLAEQGIHIREFSDLAESERQELRDYFESRLFPVLTPLAVDPGHPFPYISNLSLSLAVVVRDPETGKEHFARVKVPNTLPRFVPLKDGLSFVPLEQVIAHNLESLFVGMQVLEYYPFRITRDADLEIQEDEADDLLSAIQEELRKRRFGSVVRMEIARHTPAAIRQRLSEEMRLDSDSVYEVDGLLNMGGLMAFMSLDRPDLKDPPWGAVSPIRLRTPSVSEEPVDIFSIIREGDLLVHHPYDSFSASVERFLEEAANDPQVLTIKQTLYRTSGDSPVVGSLIQAAENGKQVAALVELKARFDEENNILWAKKLEKAGVHVAYGLPGLKIHCKLALVVRQEGGSLRRYLHIGTGNYNSKTARIYTDLGLFTCDETLGNDVTELFNLLTGYSRQRQFRKLLVAPRTLRQGMEALIRREIRHAQAGKTARIIVKVNSLVDPQMIQVLYEASQAGVEIDLIVRGMCCLKPGIPGLSERIRVISIIGRFLEHSRIFYFHNDGQEEYFIGSADYMTRNLDRRVEVVTPVEDPLLQQELKAILEICLSDNRQAWELHADGTYVQRQPQAGEEVRSTHQRLMERSASRI from the coding sequence ATGATGTCGCACCCCAGGGAAACTGACCCGTCGTTAGACTTCAACCCAGAGGTTTCCGCTGGCCATCCAGGGATCCCGGCGACTCCGATCAAAGAAGGCTATGCCCGACCGGATCAGTACTTTAACCGGGAGCTGAGCTGGATTGAATTCAACGCACGGGTTTTGCATGAGGCTCTAGATGAGCGCACGCCACTGCTGGAACGGTTAAAATTTCTGGCTATTTTCGAGACCAACCTGGATGAGTTTTTTATGGTGCGGGTGGCGGTGATTCGCCGCCAGTTGGAAACGGGCGTTTTGACCTTGACCCCGGATGGCCTCACCCCGCAGCAACAGTTGCGGCAGATCTCGCAGCACCTACGGCCCCTGATTCAAAAGTTGCACACTTGCTTCCGACAAGATCTGTTGCCCAAGCTGGCGGAACAGGGGATCCACATCCGCGAGTTTTCAGATCTGGCGGAGTCGGAACGGCAGGAGCTGCGGGATTACTTTGAGAGCCGCTTGTTTCCGGTCCTCACGCCTTTGGCGGTGGACCCAGGGCATCCGTTTCCTTATATTTCCAATCTCAGCCTGAGTCTGGCAGTGGTGGTACGGGATCCAGAAACCGGCAAGGAACATTTTGCCCGTGTGAAAGTGCCCAATACCTTGCCCCGCTTTGTTCCGCTCAAGGATGGGCTGAGCTTTGTACCGCTGGAGCAGGTGATTGCCCACAACCTGGAGTCGTTGTTCGTCGGCATGCAGGTGCTGGAATACTATCCCTTCCGCATTACCCGCGATGCTGATCTGGAAATCCAAGAGGATGAAGCCGATGATCTGCTCTCAGCCATTCAGGAGGAACTGCGCAAACGTCGCTTTGGTTCGGTGGTGCGGATGGAGATCGCCAGGCACACCCCAGCGGCGATCCGGCAGCGGCTAAGTGAAGAGATGCGCCTCGACAGCGACTCGGTGTATGAGGTGGATGGCCTTCTGAATATGGGGGGATTAATGGCTTTTATGAGCCTGGATCGTCCCGATTTGAAGGATCCCCCTTGGGGAGCAGTCAGCCCCATTCGCCTGCGCACACCCTCGGTCAGCGAGGAGCCGGTGGATATCTTCTCGATTATCCGGGAGGGGGATCTGCTGGTCCACCACCCCTACGATTCCTTCAGTGCTAGTGTGGAGCGCTTCTTGGAAGAGGCAGCCAATGACCCGCAGGTGCTGACCATTAAACAAACTCTCTACCGCACTTCCGGCGATTCTCCGGTGGTGGGATCCCTGATCCAGGCGGCAGAAAACGGCAAACAGGTGGCGGCACTGGTGGAGCTCAAGGCCCGCTTCGACGAAGAAAACAACATCCTCTGGGCCAAAAAGCTGGAAAAAGCCGGGGTACATGTAGCCTATGGACTACCAGGGCTGAAGATCCATTGCAAATTGGCTTTGGTGGTGCGGCAAGAAGGGGGATCCCTGCGGCGGTACTTGCACATTGGCACCGGCAACTACAACTCCAAAACGGCCCGCATCTACACCGATCTGGGCCTGTTTACCTGTGATGAGACCTTAGGCAACGATGTGACGGAGTTGTTTAACCTGCTGACGGGCTATTCGCGGCAACGGCAATTCCGTAAGCTGTTGGTAGCCCCCAGAACCCTTCGTCAAGGGATGGAAGCCCTGATCCGACGAGAGATACGACATGCTCAAGCGGGCAAAACCGCCCGAATCATTGTCAAGGTGAATTCCTTGGTGGATCCGCAGATGATCCAGGTGCTCTACGAAGCCAGCCAAGCGGGGGTAGAGATCGACTTGATCGTGCGGGGGATGTGTTGCCTCAAACCGGGGATCCCGGGCCTGAGCGAACGAATTCGGGTGATCAGCATTATTGGGCGGTTTCTGGAGCATTCCCGCATTTTTTATTTTCACAACGATGGCCAGGAAGAATATTTTATAGGCAGTGCTGACTACATGACTCGCAATTTGGACCGACGGGTCGAGGTGGTCACCCCTGTGGAGGATCCCTTGTTGCAGCAGGAGTTGAAAGCCATTTTGGAGATCTGCTTGAGCGATAATCGACAAGCTTGGGAACTGCACGCCGATGGTACCTACGTTCAGCGGCAACCGCAGGCAGGAGAAGAGGTACGCTCTACCCACCAACGCCTGATGGAACGGTCAGCCAGCCGCATTTAG